TGCGCCTCCCATCCCGCACGGTCCAGGCGCAGCCGCACCTGGGTGCGGGCCGCACCCCGTACCGACACGGTCGCCAGCCCGTCCGGGCGGTAACCGAGCTTCTCCGAGACGCGCAGCGACCGCGAGTTGTCGGTCATCGCCGACGACGTCAGATACCGCGCGCCCAGCCCCTCGAACGCCAGGTGCAGCGCCGCCGCCCGCATCTCCGTACCGATTCCGCGCCCTTGGTGCGCCTGCCCCAGCCACGAGCCGGTGTGCGCCTCACCGGTCACCGCGAAGTCCACCGCACCCAGGTCCTGGCGCCCGACGACCGTCCCGTCGCAGCTGACGGCCAGGCTCAGCGTCCAGTC
This window of the Streptomyces niveus genome carries:
- a CDS encoding GNAT family N-acetyltransferase — protein: MDAHFWPLYGLRITTPRLELRLPDLESLSELAAVAADGVHDEDRMPFSIPWTDASPEERGRATFQHLLGTVAAWTARDWTLSLAVSCDGTVVGRQDLGAVDFAVTGEAHTGSWLGQAHQGRGIGTEMRAAALHLAFEGLGARYLTSSAMTDNSRSLRVSEKLGYRPDGLATVSVRGAARTQVRLRLDRAGWEAHRTVPVELHGLQPSLALFGM